A window from Micromonospora profundi encodes these proteins:
- a CDS encoding ABC-F family ATP-binding cassette domain-containing protein: MITATGLELRAGSRILLSDTTLRVQPGDRIGLVGRNGAGKTTTLKVLAGEGQPYGGQIDKRSAIGYLPQDPRTGDLDVTGRDRVLSARGLDVLMAQMQEIEAQLAEDATEKLVRRYGALEDQFAALGGYAAEAEAARICANLGLPDRALAQTIGTLSGGQRRRIELARILFRDAGENGGGILLLDEPTNHLDADSITWLRGFLANHKGGLIVISHDGALLDSVVNKVWFLDATRSVIDVYNLGWKAYLEARETDERRRRRERANAEKKAGALMAQADKMRAKATKTVAAQNMARRAEKLISGLEEVRVADRVAKVRFPSPAPCGKTPLTATGLSKSYGSLEIFTDVNVAVDRGSRVAILGLNGAGKTTLLRMLGGLLTPDTGEVHAGHGLRLGYYAQEHETLDVERTVLENMRAAAVEQSDTDLRKILGAFLFSGDDVNKPAGVLSGGEKTRLALSTLVCSGANVLLLDEPTNNLDPVSREQVLDAIANYPGAIVLVTHDPGAVLALKPDRAILLPDGDEDAWSDDLLELVELA, encoded by the coding sequence ATGATCACTGCCACCGGCCTGGAACTGCGCGCCGGTTCCCGGATCCTGCTGTCCGACACCACGCTGCGCGTGCAGCCCGGTGACCGGATCGGCCTGGTCGGCCGCAACGGCGCCGGCAAGACCACCACACTCAAGGTCCTCGCCGGCGAGGGCCAGCCGTACGGCGGTCAGATCGACAAGCGCAGCGCCATCGGCTACCTGCCGCAGGACCCGCGTACCGGCGACCTGGACGTGACCGGCCGCGACCGGGTGCTCTCCGCCCGCGGCCTCGACGTGCTCATGGCACAGATGCAGGAGATCGAGGCCCAGCTCGCCGAGGACGCCACCGAGAAGCTGGTCCGCCGCTACGGCGCGCTGGAGGACCAGTTCGCCGCCCTCGGTGGGTACGCCGCCGAAGCCGAGGCCGCACGGATCTGCGCCAACCTGGGCCTGCCGGACCGCGCGCTCGCGCAGACGATCGGCACCCTGTCCGGCGGTCAGCGGCGGCGCATCGAGCTGGCCCGGATCCTGTTCCGCGACGCCGGCGAGAACGGCGGCGGCATCCTGCTGCTCGACGAGCCGACGAACCACCTCGACGCCGACTCGATCACGTGGCTGCGGGGCTTCCTCGCCAACCACAAGGGCGGCCTCATCGTGATCTCCCACGACGGCGCGCTGCTGGATTCGGTGGTCAACAAGGTCTGGTTCCTCGACGCCACCCGATCCGTCATCGACGTGTACAACCTGGGCTGGAAGGCGTACCTGGAGGCACGCGAGACCGACGAGCGCCGCCGCCGCCGGGAGCGGGCCAACGCCGAGAAGAAGGCCGGCGCGTTGATGGCGCAGGCCGACAAGATGCGGGCCAAGGCCACAAAGACCGTCGCTGCGCAGAACATGGCACGCCGCGCCGAGAAGCTCATCTCCGGCCTGGAGGAGGTGCGGGTCGCCGACCGGGTGGCCAAGGTGCGCTTCCCCAGCCCCGCGCCGTGCGGCAAGACGCCGCTCACCGCGACCGGCCTGTCCAAGTCGTACGGCTCGTTGGAGATCTTCACCGACGTCAACGTGGCGGTCGACAGGGGGTCCCGGGTGGCAATCCTGGGCCTCAACGGCGCTGGCAAGACGACGCTGCTGCGGATGCTCGGCGGGCTGCTCACCCCGGACACCGGCGAGGTGCATGCCGGGCACGGGCTGCGGCTGGGCTACTACGCGCAGGAGCACGAGACGCTCGACGTGGAGCGGACGGTGTTGGAGAACATGCGGGCCGCCGCCGTCGAGCAGTCCGACACCGACCTGCGCAAGATCCTCGGCGCGTTCCTGTTCTCCGGCGACGACGTGAACAAGCCGGCCGGGGTGCTCTCCGGTGGAGAGAAGACCCGGCTGGCCCTGTCCACCCTTGTCTGCTCCGGCGCCAACGTGCTGCTGCTCGACGAGCCGACGAACAACCTCGACCCGGTCAGCCGGGAGCAGGTGCTCGACGCCATCGCCAACTACCCGGGTGCGATCGTGCTTGTCACGCACGACCCGGGCGCTGTGCTGGCGCTCAAGCCGGACCGGGCCATCCTGCTGCCCGACGGCGACGAGGACGCCTGGAGCGACGACCTCCTCGAACTGGTCGAGCTGGCCTGA
- a CDS encoding cadmium resistance transporter, with product MIDLLGTAAGAAVVFAATNIDDIVILTIFFVAARTTGRPHTWQIVAGQYLGISALALASVVVAAGLLVVPDPWTGLLGLLPIALGVRALRGSDDDAPATVVTGTLGVAGVTIANGADNVAVYVPVFRALGAADSAVFLLVFALLIAAWCAVAAWLGGHRKVVGLVERAGHWLVPAIFVAIGVVILVSSGVLGALVDLLG from the coding sequence GTGATCGACCTGCTGGGCACCGCGGCCGGCGCCGCCGTGGTCTTCGCCGCCACAAACATCGACGACATCGTCATCCTGACGATCTTCTTTGTCGCTGCCCGCACCACCGGCCGACCACACACCTGGCAGATCGTCGCCGGCCAATACCTCGGCATCAGTGCACTAGCGCTGGCGAGCGTGGTGGTCGCCGCCGGGCTGCTGGTGGTGCCGGACCCGTGGACCGGGCTCCTCGGCCTGCTGCCTATCGCGCTCGGCGTCCGCGCGCTGCGCGGCTCCGACGACGACGCGCCGGCCACTGTCGTCACCGGAACGCTCGGTGTCGCCGGGGTCACGATCGCCAACGGCGCCGACAACGTGGCCGTCTACGTACCCGTGTTCCGGGCCCTCGGCGCCGCCGACAGCGCGGTGTTCCTGCTGGTCTTCGCGCTGCTCATCGCGGCGTGGTGCGCCGTCGCGGCATGGCTGGGCGGGCACCGGAAGGTGGTCGGCCTGGTCGAGCGCGCCGGCCACTGGCTGGTGCCGGCGATCTTCGTCGCCATCGGGGTGGTGATCCTGGTCAGCTCCGGCGTGCTCGGCGCACTCGTCGACCTGCTCGGCTGA
- a CDS encoding helix-turn-helix domain-containing protein, whose amino-acid sequence MAATGTATSTEKGRRIVGAERQTLAKDLVKRYTSGESIRALAASTGRSYGFIHRVLTESGVQLRQRGGARRRKKA is encoded by the coding sequence ATGGCAGCCACTGGCACAGCCACCAGCACTGAGAAGGGTCGCCGGATCGTCGGAGCCGAGCGTCAGACGCTCGCCAAGGACCTGGTAAAGCGGTACACCTCGGGGGAAAGCATCCGCGCGCTGGCGGCCTCGACCGGCCGTTCCTACGGGTTCATCCACCGAGTGCTCACTGAGTCCGGGGTGCAGCTGCGCCAGCGCGGCGGCGCCCGTCGCCGCAAGAAGGCGTGA
- a CDS encoding enoyl-CoA hydratase/isomerase family protein, translating into MTAEATGVRLACDGPVATVTLCRPDVLNAQTPAMWRAMSDFSRDLPGDVRVVVVRGEGRAFSAGLDLAVAGASGPGSFAELATLSEQECAAQIAELQAGFTWLHRPDIISVAAVQGHAIGAGFQLALACDLRVLAADAKLSMAEVTLGLVPDLAGTKRLVELVGYSRALEICATGRRLDAAEADRIGLATLVVPPGDLDGAVRDLTAGLLAGARDAVVEIKALIAGAAGRSHADQQRAEREAQTRRLRDLAGRGE; encoded by the coding sequence GTGACCGCCGAGGCGACCGGGGTTCGGCTGGCCTGCGACGGGCCGGTCGCCACGGTGACGTTGTGCCGGCCCGACGTGCTCAATGCCCAGACGCCCGCGATGTGGCGAGCGATGAGCGACTTCTCCCGCGACCTGCCCGGTGATGTGCGGGTCGTGGTGGTCCGTGGCGAGGGGCGTGCGTTCTCCGCCGGCCTCGACCTCGCTGTGGCCGGCGCGTCCGGCCCTGGCTCGTTCGCCGAGCTGGCCACGCTGTCCGAGCAGGAGTGCGCGGCCCAGATCGCCGAGCTTCAGGCCGGCTTCACCTGGCTGCACCGACCGGACATCATCTCCGTCGCGGCCGTGCAGGGCCACGCGATCGGCGCTGGATTCCAGCTCGCGCTCGCCTGTGACCTGCGCGTCCTGGCCGCCGACGCGAAGCTGTCGATGGCCGAGGTGACCCTGGGTCTGGTGCCTGACCTGGCCGGTACGAAGCGTCTCGTCGAGCTTGTCGGCTACTCCCGGGCTTTGGAGATCTGCGCGACCGGCAGACGGTTGGACGCCGCCGAGGCGGACCGGATCGGGCTGGCCACACTCGTCGTACCCCCGGGTGATCTTGACGGCGCGGTCCGTGACCTCACGGCGGGCCTGCTCGCCGGCGCCCGTGACGCGGTGGTGGAGATCAAGGCGCTGATCGCCGGCGCGGCCGGGCGGTCGCACGCCGATCAGCAACGCGCCGAGCGGGAGGCGCAGACCCGCCGACTGCGGGACCTCGCCGGCCGCGGCGAATAG
- a CDS encoding ABC transporter ATP-binding protein, whose product MSGGGMAGWSMLRSLRNRDEVSTHRLKRGVARRIVAFAQPYRRDIIVFLVTVVLAAIIGVATPVLAGDVINAISRGGTEAGRLVIRLALFIAALAVADALLSLAQRWYSARIGEGIILDLRTRVYDHVQRMPLQFFTRTQTGALVSRLNNDVLGAQRAFTSTLSGVVSNVIQLVLTAAVMFTLSWQITALSLVLLPIFIIPARRVGRRLADITREAYNLDAKMNATMTERFGVAGALLVKLFGQPDIEARRFAGRAERVRDIGIQSAMYSRTFFVAMLLVASLAQALTYGLGGWLAVTGGVSAGTVVTLALLLTRLYGPLTALSNVRVDVMSALVSFDRVFEVLDLEPGIVEKPDAVPVPRGSGRVDFRDVRFRYPSAAEISLASLEEVSTLDRTVNEPVLRGVSFSVEPGQMVALVGPSGAGKSTLSMLISRIYDVTDGQVLVGGVDVRDATLASLRDEIGVVTQDSHLFHETIAENLRYAKPDATDDEIWAALAGAQVADLVRSLPDGLDTTVGERGYRFSGGEKQRIAIARLLLKAPSIVILDEATAHLDSESEAAVQRALAVALAGRTALVIAHRLSTVRDADQILVLDGGRIVERGRHDELVAVGGLYAELYRTQFAVADSPRPFVDATGPEPIVMPLGTYVADEAMPPAAAN is encoded by the coding sequence ATGTCCGGCGGTGGCATGGCCGGGTGGAGCATGCTCCGGTCGCTGCGCAACCGCGACGAGGTCTCCACCCACCGCCTCAAGCGCGGGGTGGCCCGGCGCATCGTGGCGTTCGCCCAGCCCTACCGGCGCGACATCATCGTCTTCCTGGTCACAGTGGTCCTGGCCGCCATCATCGGCGTGGCGACCCCGGTGCTCGCCGGTGACGTCATCAACGCGATCAGCAGGGGTGGCACCGAGGCCGGCCGGCTGGTGATCAGGCTGGCGCTGTTCATCGCCGCGCTCGCGGTCGCCGACGCGCTGCTCTCGCTGGCCCAGCGGTGGTATTCGGCCCGCATCGGCGAGGGCATCATCCTCGACCTGCGCACCCGGGTCTACGACCACGTGCAGCGGATGCCGTTGCAGTTCTTCACCCGCACCCAGACCGGTGCCCTGGTCAGCCGGCTCAACAACGACGTCCTCGGCGCCCAGCGGGCGTTCACCTCCACCCTGTCCGGTGTGGTCAGCAACGTCATCCAGTTGGTCCTCACCGCCGCGGTGATGTTCACCCTCTCCTGGCAGATCACCGCCCTGTCGCTGGTACTCCTGCCGATCTTCATCATTCCGGCCCGTCGGGTCGGCCGGCGGCTTGCCGACATCACCCGCGAGGCGTACAACCTCGACGCCAAGATGAACGCCACGATGACCGAGCGGTTCGGCGTGGCCGGCGCGCTGCTGGTGAAGCTGTTCGGGCAGCCCGACATCGAAGCCCGCCGGTTCGCCGGCCGGGCCGAGCGGGTGCGCGACATCGGCATCCAGTCCGCCATGTACTCGCGGACGTTCTTCGTGGCGATGCTGCTTGTCGCCTCGCTGGCGCAGGCGCTCACCTACGGCCTCGGTGGTTGGCTCGCCGTGACCGGTGGTGTCAGCGCGGGCACAGTGGTGACCCTCGCGCTGCTGCTGACCCGCCTGTACGGGCCGCTCACCGCGCTCTCCAACGTCCGGGTGGACGTGATGAGCGCGCTTGTCTCCTTCGACCGCGTCTTCGAGGTGCTCGACCTCGAGCCCGGCATCGTGGAGAAGCCCGACGCCGTGCCGGTGCCCCGCGGCAGCGGCCGGGTCGACTTCCGCGACGTGCGGTTCCGCTACCCGAGCGCCGCCGAGATCTCCCTCGCCTCCCTGGAGGAGGTCTCCACCCTCGACCGGACGGTCAACGAGCCGGTACTCAGGGGCGTCTCGTTCAGCGTCGAGCCGGGGCAGATGGTCGCCCTTGTCGGCCCGTCCGGCGCCGGCAAGTCGACGCTGTCGATGCTCATCTCCCGGATCTACGACGTGACCGACGGTCAGGTGCTGGTCGGCGGCGTGGACGTCCGCGACGCCACGCTCGCCTCCCTGCGCGACGAGATCGGCGTCGTCACCCAGGATTCGCACCTGTTCCACGAGACGATCGCCGAAAATCTGCGCTACGCCAAGCCGGACGCCACCGACGACGAGATCTGGGCCGCGCTCGCCGGTGCCCAGGTCGCCGACCTGGTCCGGTCGTTGCCCGACGGGCTGGACACCACTGTGGGGGAGCGCGGCTACCGGTTCTCCGGTGGCGAGAAGCAACGCATCGCCATCGCCCGGCTGCTGCTCAAGGCCCCGTCGATCGTGATCCTGGACGAGGCGACAGCGCACCTGGATTCCGAGAGCGAGGCGGCCGTGCAGCGGGCGCTGGCGGTGGCGCTGGCCGGGCGTACGGCGCTGGTGATCGCGCACCGGCTCTCCACAGTCCGCGACGCCGACCAGATCCTGGTCCTCGACGGTGGGCGGATCGTCGAGCGGGGTCGCCACGACGAGCTGGTAGCGGTCGGCGGGCTCTACGCCGAGCTGTACCGCACCCAGTTCGCCGTCGCCGACTCGCCCCGGCCGTTCGTCGACGCGACAGGCCCCGAGCCGATCGTCATGCCGCTGGGCACGTACGTCGCCGACGAAGCGATGCCGCCCGCCGCCGCCAACTGA
- the mug gene encoding G/U mismatch-specific DNA glycosylase gives MPAAAHLRPSRADLAAAADRTIPDVLTPGLAVLFVGINPGLWSAATGRHFARPGNRFWPALHTGGFTPRLLHPSEQDELPALGLGITNMAARASARADELNAEELLDGAAILADKVTRYRPRWVAVVGVTAYRIGFGRPKATFGPQPESLAGARLWVLPNPSGLNAHFTPVTLGAAFAELRVATGLPDRRQA, from the coding sequence CTGCCGGCCGCCGCGCACCTCCGGCCGAGCCGCGCGGATCTCGCCGCCGCCGCCGACCGGACCATCCCCGACGTGCTCACGCCCGGCCTGGCGGTGCTTTTCGTCGGGATCAACCCCGGCCTCTGGTCGGCCGCCACCGGCCGGCACTTCGCCCGACCCGGCAACCGGTTCTGGCCGGCGCTGCACACGGGCGGGTTCACCCCGCGACTGCTGCACCCGAGCGAACAGGACGAACTGCCCGCCCTCGGACTCGGCATCACCAACATGGCCGCCCGGGCCAGCGCCCGCGCCGACGAGCTCAACGCCGAGGAACTCCTCGACGGCGCCGCGATCCTCGCCGACAAGGTGACCCGCTACCGCCCGCGCTGGGTGGCGGTGGTCGGCGTGACCGCGTACCGGATCGGTTTCGGCAGGCCGAAGGCCACCTTCGGGCCGCAGCCGGAGTCGCTGGCCGGGGCACGGCTGTGGGTGCTGCCCAATCCGAGTGGCCTGAACGCCCACTTCACGCCTGTCACGCTGGGTGCCGCGTTCGCCGAGCTGCGGGTGGCCACTGGCCTGCCCGACCGCCGCCAGGCGTGA
- a CDS encoding SDR family oxidoreductase has translation MDLGLTDRVYVLTGASRGLGYATAQCLVADGARVVLSARDADAVAAAAQQLGGPEHAVGLAADLAAPETPERLVAAAREHFGRLDGALISVGGPPPGNAASITDEQWRHSFETVFLGTVRAARTVAAALPEGGAIGLVLSTSARGPVPGLGISNGLRPGLVGVAKDIADDYGPRGVRVVGLLPGRIMTDRNRELFAATGDPEQARAEAEASIPLRRIGDPAEFGRVAAFVLSPAASYLTGLTVPVDGGALRGL, from the coding sequence ATGGATCTCGGACTGACCGACCGGGTGTACGTGCTCACCGGCGCCTCCCGCGGCCTTGGCTATGCGACGGCGCAGTGCCTGGTCGCCGACGGGGCGCGGGTGGTGCTGTCGGCCCGCGACGCCGACGCGGTGGCCGCTGCCGCCCAGCAGTTGGGCGGCCCGGAGCACGCTGTCGGGCTGGCCGCCGATCTGGCCGCCCCGGAAACCCCTGAGCGGCTCGTCGCGGCGGCGCGTGAGCACTTCGGTCGGCTCGACGGCGCGCTGATCTCGGTCGGCGGCCCACCGCCCGGCAACGCCGCGTCGATCACCGACGAGCAGTGGCGGCACTCCTTCGAGACGGTCTTCCTCGGCACCGTCCGCGCGGCGCGTACTGTCGCCGCCGCCCTGCCCGAGGGCGGCGCGATCGGGCTGGTGCTCTCCACCTCGGCCCGCGGCCCGGTGCCCGGCCTCGGCATCTCCAACGGCCTGCGGCCCGGCCTGGTCGGTGTCGCCAAGGACATCGCCGACGACTACGGCCCGCGCGGCGTACGCGTCGTCGGTCTGCTCCCCGGCCGGATCATGACCGACCGCAACCGGGAACTCTTCGCCGCCACCGGCGACCCCGAGCAGGCCCGCGCCGAGGCCGAGGCCAGCATCCCGCTGCGGCGCATCGGCGACCCTGCCGAGTTCGGCCGCGTGGCAGCCTTCGTGCTCTCCCCCGCCGCAAGCTACCTGACCGGCCTCACCGTGCCGGTCGACGGTGGCGCGCTGCGCGGCCTGTGA